One Festucalex cinctus isolate MCC-2025b chromosome 1, RoL_Fcin_1.0, whole genome shotgun sequence genomic region harbors:
- the LOC144031385 gene encoding polyamine-transporting ATPase 13A3-like isoform X1, translated as MLLFTEYLLMKTKGVDGERQSTERTGSPQTIHRFAASIFYEQHLRLHDMVVEHSMVSVSVCRGGKDFEQVMSTTLVPGDVITIPANGIIMPCDAVLICGTCTVNESMLTGESVPVIKTSLPNSGEEANEIYSTEDHKRHTLFCGSHVIQSRHCADELVKVVVVRTGFSTEKGQLVRSILYPKPTDFKLHRDATHFLMAMVVLAVIGFIYTVTIDVLNEVHVRGIIFDTLNIVIVAVPPILPVALAAGLGHAQRRLKRVGIFCLSPQRINICGQLNLVCFDKTGTLTEDGLDLWGIQRAEDGIFSPADTQVALSLVKTSFVACMATCHSLTTIEGKLFGDPLDLKVFTATGSILDEPREEKAALYNLNVSTVVRLPQQVIQQVSLFLNGNLQRMNNMCNFQSGEFGIVRQFPFSSALQRMSVVVRQLGQKHFDVYLKGAPETVANLCKPHTVPQGFKETLESYTRQGFRVIALAHHQLESELSLPEVQSLGREQIETDMDFLGLIIMQNKIKEQTAGVLLDLRQANIRTLMVTGDNMLTAISVARECGMVQAHERVIIADAVPPNDQDAASIMWRYSENPVLKNNHMSDISFAGEGLHGAEDTGCHFAVSGQAFAVISEHFPQLIHKILLRATVFARMCPEQKTQLVQALQNIDYIVGMCGDGANDCGALKKAHSGISLSELEASAASPFTSTIPNISCMPNLIREGRAALVTSFCVFKYMALFVVILFCSTTLLYSVLTNFGFYQFLFIDIGITFFVVFSMSLNPAWKKLVQQTPETSLISCTVLYSLTSQIFSCLLFQLVAFFLVQQQSWYEQPKSIHHSSKNDLNDLFNVTVTPPSGELYGANYLFADVRNFENTSIFYVSAFQYLTVAIIFSKGKPFRQPSYQNWAFMLSVFTQYAFFLFVLLYPIPAVDDVFQIADIPYEWRITLLIIVLVHAVVSFLLETVNNCWGCAFFSWILCCKKRPPKTKYKCLALKLKDETDWPPAPSTITYASTPHIHTSVPL; from the exons atgttgctttttaccgAATACCtactaatgaagacaaaaggCGTCGATGGAGAGCGGCAATCAACAGAAAGGACTGGCAGCCCACAAACTATTCACAGATTTGCAGCAAGCATTTTTTACGAG CAACACCTGAGGCTGCATGACATGGTGGTCGAACACAGCATGGTGAGCGTGTCTGTGTGCCGAGGGGGAAAAGACTTCGAACAAGTCATGTCGACTACGCTCGTGCCCGGTGATGTCATCACTATTCCAGCCAATGGGATAATCATGCCATGTGATGCCGTGCTCATCTGTGGCACCTGCACAGTGAATGAGAGCATGTTGACAG GAGAGAGTGTACCTGTTATTAAGACCAGTTTACCAAATTCAGGCGAGGAGGCAAATGAGATCTACAGTACGGAGGACCACAAGCGACACACCCTCTTCTGTGGCTCACATGTGATCCAAAGTCGTCACTGTGCTGATGAGCTGGTGAAGGTGGTCGTGGTCAGAACAG GCTTTAGTACAGAAAAGGGTCAGCTTGTGCGCTCCATCCTCTACCCGAAACCCACCGACTTCAAACTGCACCGTGATGCTACACATTTCCTGATGGCTATGGTGGTGTTGGCAGTGATTGGATTCATCTACACTGTCACCATCGATGTCCTGAACGAG GTTCATGTTCGGGGCATCATCTTCGACACGCTGAACATCGTTATCGTTGCTGTTCCCCCAATCTTACCCGTGGCCTTGGCTGCTGGTCTGGGGCACGCACAGAGACGCTTGAAGCGAGTCGGCATCTTTTGTCTCAGTCCACAAAGGATTAACATATGTGGTCAGCTGAACCTGGTCTGCTTTGATAAG ACTGGAACTCTTACTGAAGATGGTTTGGACTTGTGGGGTATTCAGAGAGCTGAAGATGGCAT TTTTTCACCTGCAGACACTCAGGTTGCATTAAGTCTGGTCAAGACTTCTTTTGTTGCCTGCATGGCTACTTGCCACTCACTGACCACCATAGAAGGCAAACTCTTTGGCGACCCTTTGGACCTCAAGGTGTTCACTGCCACAGGTTCG attcttGATGAACCGAGAGAAGAAAAGGCTGCACTCTACAATCTCAACGTTTCCACTGTTGTCCGACTTCCGCAGCAGGTAATCCAGCAGGTATCCCTGTTTCTGAACGGAAATTTGCAGAGAATGAATAACATGTGCAACTTTCAGTCCGGTGAGTTTGGCATTGTGCGCCAGTTCCCGTTCTCATCGGCACTGCAGAGGATGAGTGTGGTGGTCAGGCAGCTGGGACAAAAACACTTTGACGTCTACCTGAAAGGAGCACCAGAGACTGTGGCTAACCTCTGTAAACCACACACAG TCCCACAGGGTTTCAAAGAAACTCTGGAATCTTACACCCGGCAGGGGTTCAGGGTTATCGCCCTGGCACATCATCAACTGGAGTCTGAACTCTCTTTGCCAGAAGTGCAGAGCCTCGGCCG AGAGCAGATAGAGACCGACATGGACTTCCTTGGTTTGATCATCATGCAGAATAAAATCAAAGAACAGACTGCTGGCGTGTTGCTTGACTTACGACAAGCCAACATTCGAACTTTGATGGTTACAG GTGACAACATGTTGACAGCGATATCTGTGGCTCGAGAATGTGGGATGGTTCAAGCCCATGAGAGAGTTATTATTGCAGATGCTGTGCCACCAAATGATCAAGACGCCGCTAGTATCATGTGGCGCTACTCTGAGAACCCTGTTCTGAAGAACAATCAT ATGTCTGACATCAGCTTTGCTGGTGAGGGGTTGCACGGTGCCGAGGACACAGGCTGTCACTTCGCTGTGAGTGGCCAAGCCTTCGCTGTCATCTCTGAGCACTTCCCACAACTTATTCACAAG ATTTTGCTGAGAGCAACTGTGTTTGCTCGTATGTGTCCGGAGCAGAAGACTCAGCTGGTGCAAGCCCTGCAGAACATTGA TTACATTGTTGGGATGTGCGGGGATGGTGCTAATGACTGTGGG GCTTTGAAGAAAGCTCACAGTGGAATCTCTCTTTCTGAGCTGGAGGCCTCAGCAGCTTCTCCTTTCACCTCCACCATTCCAAACATCTCTTGCATGCCTAACCTTATCAG GGAAGGCCGTGCTGCTCTTGTCACATCTTTctgtgtgttcaaatacatgGCCCTCTTTGTCGTCATCTTGTTCTGCAGCACGACTCTGCTCTACTCG GTTCTCACAAACTTTGGATTCTACCAGTTCCTATTTATTGACATTGGCATCACTTTCTTTGTAGTCTTTTCAA TGAGCCTGAACCCGGCGTGGAAGAAGCTGGTGCAGCAAACCCCTGAAACCAGCCTGATTTCCTGCACGGTGCTTTACTCACTTACATCTCAGATCTTCAGCTGCCTCCTCTTCCAGCTTGTGGCTTTCTTCTTAGTACAACAACAGAGTTGGTATGAGCAGCCCAAGTCAAT TCACCATTCctctaaaaatgacctgaacgACCTGTTCAACGTCACTGTAACTCCACCATCTGGTGAATTGTACGGCGCAAATTACCTGTTTGCTGACGTCAGGAACTTTGAAAACACCTCCATCTTCTACGTTTCTGCCTTTCAGTACTTGACTGTAGCGATCATATTCTCCAAGGGAAAACCTTTCAGACAACCATCCTATCAAAAct GGGCATTTATGTTGTCTGTCTTTACTCAGTATGCTTTTTTCTTGTTCGTCTTGCTTTATCCCATTCCTGCTGTAGACGACGTGTTTCAG
- the LOC144031385 gene encoding polyamine-transporting ATPase 13A3-like isoform X2, with amino-acid sequence MSPFYVFQLFALILWSTQDSYDYAAVMAFIFLFAIAACLYTIRKQHLRLHDMVVEHSMVSVSVCRGGKDFEQVMSTTLVPGDVITIPANGIIMPCDAVLICGTCTVNESMLTGESVPVIKTSLPNSGEEANEIYSTEDHKRHTLFCGSHVIQSRHCADELVKVVVVRTGFSTEKGQLVRSILYPKPTDFKLHRDATHFLMAMVVLAVIGFIYTVTIDVLNEVHVRGIIFDTLNIVIVAVPPILPVALAAGLGHAQRRLKRVGIFCLSPQRINICGQLNLVCFDKTGTLTEDGLDLWGIQRAEDGIFSPADTQVALSLVKTSFVACMATCHSLTTIEGKLFGDPLDLKVFTATGSILDEPREEKAALYNLNVSTVVRLPQQVIQQVSLFLNGNLQRMNNMCNFQSGEFGIVRQFPFSSALQRMSVVVRQLGQKHFDVYLKGAPETVANLCKPHTVPQGFKETLESYTRQGFRVIALAHHQLESELSLPEVQSLGREQIETDMDFLGLIIMQNKIKEQTAGVLLDLRQANIRTLMVTGDNMLTAISVARECGMVQAHERVIIADAVPPNDQDAASIMWRYSENPVLKNNHMSDISFAGEGLHGAEDTGCHFAVSGQAFAVISEHFPQLIHKILLRATVFARMCPEQKTQLVQALQNIDYIVGMCGDGANDCGALKKAHSGISLSELEASAASPFTSTIPNISCMPNLIREGRAALVTSFCVFKYMALFVVILFCSTTLLYSVLTNFGFYQFLFIDIGITFFVVFSMSLNPAWKKLVQQTPETSLISCTVLYSLTSQIFSCLLFQLVAFFLVQQQSWYEQPKSIHHSSKNDLNDLFNVTVTPPSGELYGANYLFADVRNFENTSIFYVSAFQYLTVAIIFSKGKPFRQPSYQNWAFMLSVFTQYAFFLFVLLYPIPAVDDVFQIADIPYEWRITLLIIVLVHAVVSFLLEGWDARTYTEITLLV; translated from the exons CAACACCTGAGGCTGCATGACATGGTGGTCGAACACAGCATGGTGAGCGTGTCTGTGTGCCGAGGGGGAAAAGACTTCGAACAAGTCATGTCGACTACGCTCGTGCCCGGTGATGTCATCACTATTCCAGCCAATGGGATAATCATGCCATGTGATGCCGTGCTCATCTGTGGCACCTGCACAGTGAATGAGAGCATGTTGACAG GAGAGAGTGTACCTGTTATTAAGACCAGTTTACCAAATTCAGGCGAGGAGGCAAATGAGATCTACAGTACGGAGGACCACAAGCGACACACCCTCTTCTGTGGCTCACATGTGATCCAAAGTCGTCACTGTGCTGATGAGCTGGTGAAGGTGGTCGTGGTCAGAACAG GCTTTAGTACAGAAAAGGGTCAGCTTGTGCGCTCCATCCTCTACCCGAAACCCACCGACTTCAAACTGCACCGTGATGCTACACATTTCCTGATGGCTATGGTGGTGTTGGCAGTGATTGGATTCATCTACACTGTCACCATCGATGTCCTGAACGAG GTTCATGTTCGGGGCATCATCTTCGACACGCTGAACATCGTTATCGTTGCTGTTCCCCCAATCTTACCCGTGGCCTTGGCTGCTGGTCTGGGGCACGCACAGAGACGCTTGAAGCGAGTCGGCATCTTTTGTCTCAGTCCACAAAGGATTAACATATGTGGTCAGCTGAACCTGGTCTGCTTTGATAAG ACTGGAACTCTTACTGAAGATGGTTTGGACTTGTGGGGTATTCAGAGAGCTGAAGATGGCAT TTTTTCACCTGCAGACACTCAGGTTGCATTAAGTCTGGTCAAGACTTCTTTTGTTGCCTGCATGGCTACTTGCCACTCACTGACCACCATAGAAGGCAAACTCTTTGGCGACCCTTTGGACCTCAAGGTGTTCACTGCCACAGGTTCG attcttGATGAACCGAGAGAAGAAAAGGCTGCACTCTACAATCTCAACGTTTCCACTGTTGTCCGACTTCCGCAGCAGGTAATCCAGCAGGTATCCCTGTTTCTGAACGGAAATTTGCAGAGAATGAATAACATGTGCAACTTTCAGTCCGGTGAGTTTGGCATTGTGCGCCAGTTCCCGTTCTCATCGGCACTGCAGAGGATGAGTGTGGTGGTCAGGCAGCTGGGACAAAAACACTTTGACGTCTACCTGAAAGGAGCACCAGAGACTGTGGCTAACCTCTGTAAACCACACACAG TCCCACAGGGTTTCAAAGAAACTCTGGAATCTTACACCCGGCAGGGGTTCAGGGTTATCGCCCTGGCACATCATCAACTGGAGTCTGAACTCTCTTTGCCAGAAGTGCAGAGCCTCGGCCG AGAGCAGATAGAGACCGACATGGACTTCCTTGGTTTGATCATCATGCAGAATAAAATCAAAGAACAGACTGCTGGCGTGTTGCTTGACTTACGACAAGCCAACATTCGAACTTTGATGGTTACAG GTGACAACATGTTGACAGCGATATCTGTGGCTCGAGAATGTGGGATGGTTCAAGCCCATGAGAGAGTTATTATTGCAGATGCTGTGCCACCAAATGATCAAGACGCCGCTAGTATCATGTGGCGCTACTCTGAGAACCCTGTTCTGAAGAACAATCAT ATGTCTGACATCAGCTTTGCTGGTGAGGGGTTGCACGGTGCCGAGGACACAGGCTGTCACTTCGCTGTGAGTGGCCAAGCCTTCGCTGTCATCTCTGAGCACTTCCCACAACTTATTCACAAG ATTTTGCTGAGAGCAACTGTGTTTGCTCGTATGTGTCCGGAGCAGAAGACTCAGCTGGTGCAAGCCCTGCAGAACATTGA TTACATTGTTGGGATGTGCGGGGATGGTGCTAATGACTGTGGG GCTTTGAAGAAAGCTCACAGTGGAATCTCTCTTTCTGAGCTGGAGGCCTCAGCAGCTTCTCCTTTCACCTCCACCATTCCAAACATCTCTTGCATGCCTAACCTTATCAG GGAAGGCCGTGCTGCTCTTGTCACATCTTTctgtgtgttcaaatacatgGCCCTCTTTGTCGTCATCTTGTTCTGCAGCACGACTCTGCTCTACTCG GTTCTCACAAACTTTGGATTCTACCAGTTCCTATTTATTGACATTGGCATCACTTTCTTTGTAGTCTTTTCAA TGAGCCTGAACCCGGCGTGGAAGAAGCTGGTGCAGCAAACCCCTGAAACCAGCCTGATTTCCTGCACGGTGCTTTACTCACTTACATCTCAGATCTTCAGCTGCCTCCTCTTCCAGCTTGTGGCTTTCTTCTTAGTACAACAACAGAGTTGGTATGAGCAGCCCAAGTCAAT TCACCATTCctctaaaaatgacctgaacgACCTGTTCAACGTCACTGTAACTCCACCATCTGGTGAATTGTACGGCGCAAATTACCTGTTTGCTGACGTCAGGAACTTTGAAAACACCTCCATCTTCTACGTTTCTGCCTTTCAGTACTTGACTGTAGCGATCATATTCTCCAAGGGAAAACCTTTCAGACAACCATCCTATCAAAAct GGGCATTTATGTTGTCTGTCTTTACTCAGTATGCTTTTTTCTTGTTCGTCTTGCTTTATCCCATTCCTGCTGTAGACGACGTGTTTCAG